The Enterobacter mori genomic interval AGATAACATTGCCTTGTTCCCCTTTGATAATGTCCTGAGGAAGAGGCGCAATAAAGCCTTTATGGGCGTCCGTAAAATCGGTGTTGTCGGAGAAGGGAAGCTGATTAAACAGGGCGTTATTGGCCTGTTGCGTGGCGGCCGTGGCATCCTTCGGGGCTTCTGCGGCATACGCGGAACTAACAGAAATAAAAAGTCCAGCCAGAGCAAGACTCCTGACGATCAAATTGAATTTCATCCTAAAACCTCTCGATGATGTATTACGTCGCGTGTGGAAAGTTTGCGTCCTGGCAGAAAGTGATTCAAAAAATGAAATGAAAAAAATGCGGTAGAAATAACTATAATCGTGGAGAGGTATTCAGCAAGTAAATAGATGAAAAACCGGGCATTGCGCCCGGTGCGTTATTTATTTCTGTTCGTCTTTCTTCTTCCCGAGCGTTGGCGTCTCGTCGAAGAAGTTCCACGGTTTAAGCAGGGTATGCACCCATTCCGTCGGCATAATCGGCCACTCTTCCGCGCGAGCGACGTGGGTGGTGCCGGTGGTCATCCACACCACGTCATCCTGGTCGTTCAGCGACTCGTTATCCTTGCTGTACTGTCCGAGGCCCGTGTCATGGATGGAGCGGTTCGGGAATTTGCCTTCCGGGTACAACTCATCCGGATGGTAGCGCGTTACCCACAGCTGTTTGTCCATAAAGCTCAGGCGATGGTAGATCCACTCGTCCGGAGCAAATTTCGCGCCGGTCGCCACCGGGTGTGTGCCGCCCGCGTAAGGGATGATCTGGTACGAGACCGGGTTGCCCATGCGGTTCTCCTTACTGGTGTTGCTCAGCAGGCGAATCGTGCCCGGGTCGAACTTCTGCGCCGCCTGCTGTTCGGTGTCAATGTCGTACTGATTCACCTGCATGGTACTGGTGCGCGGGCCACCGGCGGTATTCGGCTTCACTTCCGGATCCATGGCAACCAGCTTGTTGTTAATGCCGTCCACGTCCATATCAAGACGGAAGTTATAGATGTGCTGGTGCGTGGTGCCCACGATGTTATGGTCGATCAGCGTGCCGTATTTTGTATCGTCTTTGGCGGTGGCATCGTGCATGGTTTTCGCCTGAACGCCTTTCACCGCTTCGATACCCGTCGCGCCGGCGTCAATGCCGATGGTGCCATTTTCATGGAATACCCAGTCGAAGATGTAATCGTAGTTGCCCACGGTACTGACCCAGCGCACCACCAGTTCACGACGTTCGGTGCTGACGTTCGGCTGGCCCATCTCCTGATGCTTATACTCCGGGCCCGCATAGCGTTCGAAAATGGCGATTGCGCGCGGGATCTCCATCGGCGCGCCGGTGTAATCCGGGATGGTTTCATTGAGCATCACGGCGTTGGACGGCACGTCTTTACCTCGCACCAGCGGTGAGGTCAGGGTGCCCATACCATAGTCGCCGGAATCGAGATAGGCTTTAAAGTACCAGCCCACGTCCGGATCGCCGTAAGGAACGATCATGCCGCCGAGTGACCCCTGATACATAATCTGGCGTTTTTTGCCGTTGTCGTTATAGGTGACGGTTGAAATCATCGGGCCCACGCGGGAATCCAGGCTCAGGTGGAAATCCCAGTTCTGCCAGTGCACCATATCGCCGGTGATGGTGTAGTTCTTGCCTTCCGGCTCGACGATCTCCAGGGGTTTTTTCACCGTTTCTACCCGGTCGCGGCCGTCATACGGGCGCGGGGTGAGCGGAACAGGGATGACCGGGCCTTCTTCGATCTTCTGAATTTTCTTCTGCTCAAGATCGACAACCGCCACCAGGTTCTCAATCGGGTGCGCCCAGTAGTTGCCGTCCCCAACGTCCAGATAGCTCACCACCTTCAGCAGGCGATCTTCCTGCTTCAGGCCGTCCTTGCCGTCGAAATAGCCGACGGTCAGCGGGGTGGTAATCACTTTCTTCGTATCGGTGATACCGCGCTTTTTCAGCACTTCGGCAAACTCGGTGCTCTCGTTGATGATCTGCTGTACCGTGGCGAAGTCATCCAACAGCACCATCCCGTGCGCGTCTTTTACCGGCTCCCAGCGCAGAATTTTTTTATCCTTCAGGTCCACCATGCTTTCGATAACGTGCTTTCCATCGAGCATGACGATCTTCGCCTGACGAGGGGCATTTACTGCCGTACCGTTGAGCACAAAGTCCCACACTTTGGCTTTCTCCGGCTCTGCAAGGGCGATCTGGGTAAAGCGGGTATTGGGTTTAAAATCCGCCGAGGTTTTCACAATCTCAACGGCTTGCTTAATTTCGTCCGCCGTTAGCGCGTTTAGCGGATGAGGGCGTTTTTCAACCTGGAAGGTTTGATCGAGGCCGGACTGGAAAACGTCGTTGATGAAGGTCTCAGAGATAAAGGCTTTTTTGCCTTTCATCACCACCGGCACCTCGAGCTTGAGGATTTTACCGTTGACGATGGCGGTTTTTGCGCCCGGTTTGACCTTCACAAAGGCACCGTCTTTCGCAATGGTGAACATCTGTGCGTAATCATCCCACTGAACGTCCGCGCCAAAGTCCTGCAGCGTTTTGTCCATCGGAACCATATGCGCCTCACTGCCGTGGGCGAAAACAGGGGATTGCCAGGCGCAACACAGCGCAACGGCCATGGCCAGCGCCGTTCTACGGGCAGAAAAAGAAGAATTGCTTCCCATCGTAGACCTCATCTTGTTGTGTTTTTAGGGTTTATTGTGTTGTGACAGCCTTATCCTGACAGGCGCCTGAGAAAAGCGTTTGCCTGCATCTGCCAGGTTATTTGTTGGTCTTGCCAGGTTAAAAAAAGAGCGGGGATAAATCACAGAGTCGTGCAGAGCAATCCCCTCTCCCCGTTGGGGAGAGGGTCAAGGTGAGGGGACGTTAGCTGAAATCACCCCGCTGGCGCGCCACCAGCGTCAGGATGGAGTAGAGCGCCACGGCCTGCTGGTGCTGGTTGAAGATCTCAACGGCCCACTCCACCACGCCCGTCGGTTTTTCCTCGGCGGTACGCTGTTTCTTCAGCGTTTTACGCTTGCAGGTCAGGCGCACCTGAATGGTATCGCCCGGTTTAACCGGCTCGATAAAGCGCAGGTTTTCCATGCCGTAGTTGGCAATGACAGGCCCAACGCCCGCATCAACAAAGAGTCCCGCCGCGGCGGATATCAGGAAGTAGCCGTGCACGACGCGCTCGCCGAAGATCGACTCTGCCGCACCGATTTTGTCCATATGGGCGTAGAAGTGGTCGCCGCTCAGGCAGGCAAAGTTCACGATGTCTGCTTCCGTCAGGGTTCGGCGCGGCGTCAGCAGGCTGTCGCCAGGCTGTAGCTCCTCAAAATATTTGCGGAACGGATGCACGCGATCTTCCTGCACCGCTGCGCCACGCACCCACTGTTTGCCAATGGCGGCCAGCATCGTCGGACTGCCCTGGATCGCGGTGCGCTGCAGGTAGTGCTTCACCGCGCGCAGGCCGCCCAGCTCTTCGCCGCCGCCCGCGCGCCCCGGGCCGCCGTGCACCAGCTGAGGAAGCGGGGAGCCGTGGCCGGTAGACTCTTTTGCTGATTCCTCGTTAAGGATCTGAATACGCCCGTGGGCGCGCGCCGCACCGACAATAAACTGGCGGGCAATCCCCAGGTCCGCGGTGACCAGCGTACCCGCCAGGCTGCCGCCGCCCGCGCGGGCAAGCTGCATCGCGTGGTGTGCGTTGCGATACGGCATCAGCGTTGCAACCGGGCCGAAAGCTTCGGTAGAGTGGACGGCTGGGGTTTCGTCCGGCTGCGGGCAGAACAGCAGGGTCGGAGGGAAGAACGCCCCCGCGGCCTGCAAATTCGCTTTGCCGCCCAGACGGATCTCACAGCCTGCGGCGATCAGCTGCTCCACTTTCTCCTGCACGTCCGCACGCTGTTCGGCGTTGACCAGCGCACCCATCTTCACCCCTTCCTGCGCCGGGTCGCCAACCACCACCTTTTCCAGGCGGACAATCAGCGCCTGGCTAACCGCGTCAATTTGGTTTTGCGGGACGATAATCCGACGAATGGCCGTACATTTTTGCCCGGCTTTAGCGGTCATCTCACGGACGACTTCCCGGATGAACAGGGCAAATTCCGGCTGTTCCGGCGTGACGTCATCCCCCAGCACGCAGCAGTTCAGGGAGTCGGCTTCCATGGTGAACGGAATCGAATTCGCGACAATATTCGGATGCACGCGCAGGCTTTGCCCGGTACTGGCGGAGCCGGTAAAGGTCACCACGTCCTGGCTGTCGAGCTGGTTCAGCAGATCGCCCGCGCCGCCGCAGATCAGGCTGATGGCACCGTCCGGCACCAGTCCGCTGTCCACGATGGATTTCACCATCGCCTGTGTCACCTGTGCGGTAGCGGTAGCGGGTTTGATGATGGCGGGCATCCCGGCAAGCCAGGTCGGGGCCAGCTTTTCCAGCATCCCCCAGCAGGGGAAGTTAAAGGCGTTGATGTGCACCGCCACGCCGGATCTTGAGGTCAGGACGTGGCGCGCCGCAAAGCCGCCTTCTTTCGACAGCGCGATTAACTCATCTTCCGGCCATAGCGTGTCATCCGGCAGCTCGCGGCTGCCCAGGCTTGCGTAAGTGAAAAGGGTGCCGATGCCGCCTTCAATATCGACCCAGCTGTCCGCCTTCGTCGCGCCCGTCTGGGCTGATAACGCATAGAACGTCTCTTTCTCGCCAAGCAGGTGCTTTGCCACCGCCTTCAGCATGGCCGCACGTTCGATAA includes:
- the tynA gene encoding primary-amine oxidase; protein product: MGSNSSFSARRTALAMAVALCCAWQSPVFAHGSEAHMVPMDKTLQDFGADVQWDDYAQMFTIAKDGAFVKVKPGAKTAIVNGKILKLEVPVVMKGKKAFISETFINDVFQSGLDQTFQVEKRPHPLNALTADEIKQAVEIVKTSADFKPNTRFTQIALAEPEKAKVWDFVLNGTAVNAPRQAKIVMLDGKHVIESMVDLKDKKILRWEPVKDAHGMVLLDDFATVQQIINESTEFAEVLKKRGITDTKKVITTPLTVGYFDGKDGLKQEDRLLKVVSYLDVGDGNYWAHPIENLVAVVDLEQKKIQKIEEGPVIPVPLTPRPYDGRDRVETVKKPLEIVEPEGKNYTITGDMVHWQNWDFHLSLDSRVGPMISTVTYNDNGKKRQIMYQGSLGGMIVPYGDPDVGWYFKAYLDSGDYGMGTLTSPLVRGKDVPSNAVMLNETIPDYTGAPMEIPRAIAIFERYAGPEYKHQEMGQPNVSTERRELVVRWVSTVGNYDYIFDWVFHENGTIGIDAGATGIEAVKGVQAKTMHDATAKDDTKYGTLIDHNIVGTTHQHIYNFRLDMDVDGINNKLVAMDPEVKPNTAGGPRTSTMQVNQYDIDTEQQAAQKFDPGTIRLLSNTSKENRMGNPVSYQIIPYAGGTHPVATGAKFAPDEWIYHRLSFMDKQLWVTRYHPDELYPEGKFPNRSIHDTGLGQYSKDNESLNDQDDVVWMTTGTTHVARAEEWPIMPTEWVHTLLKPWNFFDETPTLGKKKDEQK
- the paaZ gene encoding phenylacetic acid degradation bifunctional protein PaaZ; the protein is MQQLASFLSGTWQSGRGRERTIHHAISGEALWSVTSEGLDMAAARRYAIERGGEALHEMTFIERAAMLKAVAKHLLGEKETFYALSAQTGATKADSWVDIEGGIGTLFTYASLGSRELPDDTLWPEDELIALSKEGGFAARHVLTSRSGVAVHINAFNFPCWGMLEKLAPTWLAGMPAIIKPATATAQVTQAMVKSIVDSGLVPDGAISLICGGAGDLLNQLDSQDVVTFTGSASTGQSLRVHPNIVANSIPFTMEADSLNCCVLGDDVTPEQPEFALFIREVVREMTAKAGQKCTAIRRIIVPQNQIDAVSQALIVRLEKVVVGDPAQEGVKMGALVNAEQRADVQEKVEQLIAAGCEIRLGGKANLQAAGAFFPPTLLFCPQPDETPAVHSTEAFGPVATLMPYRNAHHAMQLARAGGGSLAGTLVTADLGIARQFIVGAARAHGRIQILNEESAKESTGHGSPLPQLVHGGPGRAGGGEELGGLRAVKHYLQRTAIQGSPTMLAAIGKQWVRGAAVQEDRVHPFRKYFEELQPGDSLLTPRRTLTEADIVNFACLSGDHFYAHMDKIGAAESIFGERVVHGYFLISAAAGLFVDAGVGPVIANYGMENLRFIEPVKPGDTIQVRLTCKRKTLKKQRTAEEKPTGVVEWAVEIFNQHQQAVALYSILTLVARQRGDFS